A genomic segment from Myxococcota bacterium encodes:
- a CDS encoding enoyl-CoA hydratase/isomerase family protein yields the protein MPSETMLLTYDGPIAVMTNNRPDKHNAANDEMDARLRDIIEELIANKDVRAVIWNANGKSWSSGRDVEQIGVRTEDIDNLSFIERGQQGFARILDLQVPVVCALKGWVIGGSFERSLVADIRVCAEGTRFMLPEVKHGVITDTGGMARLFQMCGHGVAMDLILTGRVMEADEALRHGVVSRVVPAAALEDTAREIAETVAASPAFTVKMAKRNMALIADEVVRRSILEEATTQTLVFASDDYAEMKAARAEDRKPTWRRR from the coding sequence GTGCCCAGCGAGACGATGCTGCTCACCTACGACGGCCCGATCGCCGTCATGACGAACAACCGCCCCGACAAGCACAACGCCGCGAACGACGAGATGGACGCGCGCCTGCGCGACATCATCGAGGAGCTGATCGCGAACAAGGACGTGCGGGCGGTGATCTGGAACGCGAACGGGAAGAGCTGGTCGTCGGGGCGCGACGTCGAGCAGATCGGCGTGCGCACCGAGGACATCGACAACCTCTCGTTCATCGAGCGCGGCCAGCAGGGCTTCGCGCGCATCCTCGACCTCCAGGTGCCCGTCGTGTGCGCGCTCAAGGGCTGGGTGATCGGCGGCTCCTTCGAGCGCTCGCTCGTCGCCGACATCCGCGTCTGCGCCGAGGGCACGCGCTTCATGCTTCCCGAGGTGAAGCACGGGGTCATCACCGACACGGGCGGCATGGCGCGCCTGTTCCAGATGTGCGGCCACGGCGTCGCGATGGACCTGATCCTCACCGGCCGCGTGATGGAGGCCGACGAGGCGCTCCGGCACGGCGTCGTGTCGCGCGTCGTGCCCGCCGCCGCGCTCGAGGACACGGCGCGCGAGATCGCCGAGACGGTCGCCGCCTCGCCCGCGTTCACCGTCAAGATGGCGAAGCGCAACATGGCGCTGATCGCCGACGAGGTCGTGCGCCGCTCGATCCTCGAGGAGGCGACGACGCAGACGCTCGTCTTCGCGTCGGACGACTACGCGGAGATGAAGGCCGCGCGCGCGGAGGATCGCAAGCCCACGTGGCGACGACGCTAG
- a CDS encoding CoA transferase: MTAAGPLAALRVLDLTDLRGALCARVLADLGADVLRAAPATDAEARDPAHLYRNANKRGIALELDAPGARERVDALCAEVDVVVENLGPARAAALGLGAAALDARHPALVHVALSDFGASGPRRDWRLEPLPAFAASGALYQCGFPTLPPCWLPGHVVHDCASIYGAAGAVAAWMERERSGRGQTIDVSAQEAGYAGLYPWAMPLADYHAHFPMLPSNPSRAADGMYLVLPAKDGHVRIVLGNPKHWQAFLALARNPDVIAGPEWDQAMYRVANQDVIRLVARERLTDRTRAELFEEARALGVPLGAIQRPDEFVAHAQSAARGTFLRTGHPHLGDAPFVAPPLRLSATPSSLRRAAPAPGDDDAVAPRGATAPSAAGAGAGAAARAEPLLAGVRVVEFGVAAVVPELCFVLSELGAEVIKVESLAHLDVLRIGNADGNPNHAWTFNDECRGRESVALDLGTARGRELAHALCARADVVAENHRGGVLDALGLGYESVRASNPGVVYVSSQGYGRGGPLDAMPAFGPLNSAFAGLHALWNHPDAPYPCGSTLNHPDHIAGKLLAVAVLAALQHRARTGEGQRIELAQTEAAAYLAGEIYLQEALGAGAPVASGNRSERAVPHDVYPAAGADRWLAIAAPDDAAWRRLEVACGFDPDPALATLAGRLAKREAVDARLAAWTRERDALEAAAHLQAAGVSAMPVQGPDEQRADAHLLAREAIVTVAHADLGPERHIANPLRMSRTPLRTAAAAPLLGADTEAVLGRVLGLAADAVRALRDEGVCR; encoded by the coding sequence GTGACCGCCGCGGGGCCGCTCGCCGCGCTGCGCGTCCTCGACCTGACCGACCTGCGCGGCGCGCTGTGCGCGCGCGTGCTCGCCGACCTCGGCGCCGACGTGCTGCGCGCCGCCCCCGCGACCGACGCCGAGGCGCGCGACCCCGCGCACCTCTACCGCAACGCCAACAAGCGCGGCATCGCGCTCGAGCTCGACGCCCCCGGCGCGCGCGAGCGCGTCGACGCGCTGTGCGCCGAGGTCGACGTGGTCGTCGAGAACCTCGGGCCGGCGCGCGCGGCGGCGCTCGGGCTCGGCGCGGCCGCGCTCGACGCGCGCCATCCCGCGCTCGTGCACGTCGCGCTCTCCGACTTCGGCGCGAGCGGGCCCCGGCGCGACTGGCGGCTCGAGCCGCTGCCGGCCTTCGCTGCGAGCGGCGCTCTCTACCAGTGCGGCTTCCCGACGCTGCCTCCCTGCTGGCTGCCCGGCCATGTCGTGCACGACTGCGCGTCGATCTACGGCGCGGCGGGCGCGGTGGCGGCGTGGATGGAGCGCGAGCGTTCGGGACGCGGGCAGACGATCGACGTGTCCGCGCAGGAGGCCGGCTACGCGGGCCTGTATCCGTGGGCGATGCCGCTCGCCGACTATCACGCGCACTTCCCCATGCTGCCGTCGAACCCGTCGCGCGCGGCCGACGGCATGTACCTCGTGCTGCCGGCGAAGGACGGACACGTCCGCATCGTGCTCGGCAACCCGAAGCACTGGCAGGCCTTCCTCGCCCTCGCGCGCAATCCCGACGTGATCGCGGGCCCCGAGTGGGACCAGGCGATGTACCGCGTCGCCAACCAGGACGTGATCCGGCTCGTCGCGCGCGAGCGGCTCACCGACCGCACGCGCGCCGAGCTGTTCGAGGAGGCGCGCGCGCTCGGCGTGCCGCTCGGCGCCATCCAGCGCCCCGACGAGTTCGTCGCGCACGCGCAGAGCGCGGCGCGCGGGACGTTCCTGCGCACGGGCCATCCGCACCTCGGCGACGCGCCGTTCGTCGCGCCGCCGCTGCGCCTCTCGGCGACGCCGTCGTCGCTGCGCCGCGCGGCACCCGCGCCGGGCGACGACGACGCGGTCGCGCCGCGCGGCGCGACCGCGCCGTCGGCCGCAGGCGCAGGCGCAGGCGCGGCCGCGCGCGCCGAGCCGCTGCTCGCGGGCGTGCGCGTCGTCGAGTTCGGCGTCGCGGCCGTCGTGCCCGAGCTGTGCTTCGTGCTCTCCGAGCTCGGCGCGGAGGTGATCAAGGTCGAGTCGCTCGCCCACCTCGACGTGCTGCGCATCGGGAACGCGGACGGCAACCCGAACCACGCGTGGACGTTCAACGACGAGTGCCGCGGACGCGAGAGCGTCGCGCTCGACCTCGGCACCGCGCGCGGCCGCGAGCTCGCGCACGCGCTCTGCGCGCGCGCCGACGTCGTCGCCGAGAACCACCGCGGCGGCGTGCTCGACGCGCTCGGCCTGGGCTACGAGAGCGTGCGCGCCTCGAACCCGGGCGTCGTCTACGTCTCGTCGCAGGGCTACGGGCGCGGCGGCCCGCTCGACGCGATGCCGGCGTTCGGGCCGCTCAACTCCGCGTTCGCCGGCCTCCACGCGCTGTGGAACCACCCGGACGCGCCCTACCCGTGCGGCAGCACGCTCAACCATCCCGACCACATCGCGGGCAAGCTGCTCGCGGTCGCCGTGCTCGCCGCCCTCCAGCACCGCGCGCGCACGGGCGAGGGCCAGCGCATCGAGCTCGCGCAGACGGAGGCGGCCGCGTACCTCGCGGGCGAGATCTACCTGCAGGAAGCGCTCGGCGCCGGCGCGCCCGTCGCGAGCGGGAACCGCAGCGAGCGCGCCGTGCCGCACGACGTGTACCCGGCCGCGGGCGCGGACCGCTGGCTCGCGATCGCTGCGCCCGACGACGCCGCGTGGCGGCGCCTCGAGGTCGCGTGCGGCTTCGATCCCGACCCCGCGCTCGCGACGCTCGCGGGCCGGCTCGCGAAGCGCGAGGCCGTCGACGCGCGCCTCGCCGCGTGGACGCGCGAGCGCGACGCGCTCGAGGCCGCCGCCCACCTGCAGGCCGCGGGCGTGTCGGCGATGCCCGTGCAGGGGCCCGACGAGCAGCGCGCCGACGCGCACCTGCTCGCGCGCGAGGCGATCGTCACCGTCGCGCACGCCGACCTGGGCCCCGAGCGGCACATCGCGAACCCGCTGCGGATGTCGCGCACGCCGCTGCGCACGGCCGCCGCGGCGCCGCTCCTCGGCGCCGACACCGAGGCCGTGCTCGGGCGCGTGCTCGGGCTCGCCGCCGACGCCGTGCGCGCGCTCCGCGACGAGGGCGTCTGTCGCTAG
- a CDS encoding enoyl-CoA hydratase-related protein: protein MSSEAPILVDEPAPLVRRITLNRPERRNAISNELRGALLDALRDADARDDVRVSIVRGAGPCFSSGYDLKSNLQENQPYPTPKVGQQWARHVSEGWMSIWDLAKPVVAQVHGYAMAGGLELVGACDLAYAATDARLSHPVLRVAGLPDFAWFPVHMPPRFAMELHIAGREFSGVEAAQVGMINQAFAPDELEARVLEIAQRIAATPPGVVTVNKRYVYTALEMRGSRAAIRTAGDLQAGPHLQGLGAEQLTAMVKGMAGDKRS from the coding sequence ATGTCGTCCGAAGCCCCGATCCTCGTCGACGAGCCCGCGCCGCTCGTCCGCCGCATCACGCTGAACCGCCCCGAGCGGCGCAACGCCATCAGCAACGAGCTGCGCGGCGCGCTGCTCGACGCGTTGCGCGACGCCGACGCGCGCGACGACGTGCGCGTGTCGATCGTGCGCGGCGCGGGCCCGTGCTTCTCGTCGGGCTACGACCTGAAGTCGAACCTGCAGGAGAACCAGCCCTACCCGACGCCGAAGGTCGGCCAGCAGTGGGCGCGCCACGTCTCCGAGGGCTGGATGTCGATCTGGGACCTCGCGAAGCCCGTCGTCGCGCAGGTGCACGGCTACGCGATGGCCGGCGGGCTCGAGCTCGTCGGCGCGTGCGACCTCGCCTACGCCGCGACCGACGCGCGCCTCTCGCATCCCGTGCTGCGCGTCGCGGGCCTCCCGGACTTCGCGTGGTTCCCCGTGCACATGCCGCCGCGCTTCGCGATGGAGCTCCACATCGCGGGGCGCGAGTTCTCGGGCGTCGAGGCCGCGCAGGTCGGCATGATCAACCAGGCCTTCGCGCCCGACGAGCTCGAGGCGCGCGTGCTCGAGATCGCGCAGCGCATCGCGGCGACGCCTCCCGGCGTCGTCACCGTCAACAAACGTTATGTCTACACGGCCCTCGAGATGCGCGGGAGTCGCGCCGCCATCCGCACCGCGGGCGACCTGCAGGCCGGCCCGCACCTCCAGGGCCTCGGCGCCGAGCAGCTGACGGCGATGGTGAAGGGAATGGCCGGAGACAAGCGCTCGTGA
- a CDS encoding M20 family peptidase produces the protein MTRRARSHRARRPAAGRTALGLAAVLALLAPASARAADDGAVERLAAAVRIPTISPQSPEDFDGAPFLAFHDFLARAYPCAHGTLERETVADYSLLYTWRGADASLEPVLLTAHIDVVPVIEESLGRWTHPPFDGVVADGYVWGRGTLDDKAGLLAVLEGVESLCAAGFAPARTVYLAFGHDEELGGNAGAAGITDLLASRGVALWFSLDEGMAILDGAAGIEQPMALVGVAEKGFLTLEMTARARGGHSSLPPRESAIGALARAIERIESNPLPAHTGGLSGRVLDTYGEAMSGATGFALRHRWLFGPFVRSGLDARPESSAMIRTTTAVTVVRGGVKSNVLPSSATALVNFRIHPEDTVESVVEHARRAIDDPEIELRVVEGREASAVSPSEGPAWDALVATVRETHGDLPVGPALVLGGTDSKHYGRIASAAYRFAPLRMRSEDTSRLHGIDERIAVDAYLEMPPFYAALVRRAAGAEAR, from the coding sequence ATGACGCGTCGCGCCCGCTCCCACCGCGCACGCCGGCCCGCCGCGGGCCGCACCGCACTCGGGCTCGCCGCCGTGCTCGCGCTGCTCGCGCCCGCCTCTGCGCGCGCCGCGGACGACGGCGCCGTCGAACGCCTCGCGGCTGCGGTGCGCATCCCGACCATCTCGCCGCAGTCGCCCGAGGACTTCGACGGCGCGCCCTTCCTCGCCTTCCACGACTTCCTCGCGCGCGCCTACCCGTGCGCGCACGGCACGCTCGAGCGCGAGACGGTGGCGGACTACAGCCTGCTCTACACGTGGCGCGGCGCCGACGCGTCGCTCGAGCCCGTGCTGCTGACCGCGCACATCGACGTCGTCCCCGTGATCGAGGAGTCGCTCGGGCGCTGGACGCACCCGCCCTTCGACGGCGTCGTCGCCGACGGCTACGTGTGGGGGCGCGGCACGCTCGACGACAAGGCGGGCCTGCTCGCCGTGCTCGAGGGTGTCGAGTCGCTGTGCGCGGCGGGCTTCGCGCCGGCGCGCACGGTCTACCTCGCGTTCGGCCACGACGAGGAGCTCGGCGGCAACGCCGGCGCGGCCGGCATCACCGACCTCCTCGCGAGCCGCGGCGTCGCGCTGTGGTTCAGCCTCGACGAGGGCATGGCCATCCTCGACGGTGCGGCCGGCATCGAGCAGCCGATGGCGCTCGTCGGCGTCGCCGAGAAGGGCTTCCTCACGCTCGAGATGACGGCGCGCGCGCGCGGTGGCCACTCGAGCCTGCCGCCGCGCGAGAGCGCGATCGGCGCGCTCGCGCGCGCCATCGAGCGCATCGAGTCGAACCCGCTGCCCGCGCACACGGGCGGCCTGAGCGGGCGCGTGCTCGACACCTACGGCGAGGCGATGTCGGGCGCGACGGGCTTCGCGCTGCGCCACCGCTGGCTCTTCGGACCCTTCGTGCGCAGCGGGCTCGACGCCCGCCCGGAGTCGAGCGCGATGATCCGCACGACCACCGCGGTCACCGTCGTGCGCGGCGGCGTGAAGTCGAACGTGCTCCCGTCGAGCGCGACGGCGCTCGTCAACTTCCGCATCCATCCCGAGGACACGGTCGAGTCCGTCGTCGAGCACGCGCGCCGCGCGATCGACGACCCCGAGATCGAGCTGCGCGTCGTCGAGGGGCGCGAGGCGTCGGCCGTGTCGCCGAGCGAAGGCCCGGCCTGGGACGCGCTCGTCGCGACCGTGCGCGAGACGCACGGCGACCTGCCCGTCGGCCCGGCGCTCGTGCTCGGTGGCACGGACTCGAAGCACTACGGGCGGATCGCGAGCGCGGCCTACCGGTTCGCGCCGCTGCGCATGCGCTCCGAGGACACCTCGCGCCTGCACGGCATCGACGAGCGCATCGCCGTCGACGCCTATCTCGAGATGCCGCCGTTCTACGCGGCGCTCGTGCGGCGCGCGGCGGGGGCGGAGGCTCGTTAG
- a CDS encoding SDR family oxidoreductase translates to MSSNEKAAIVTGGTRGIGRGIVKGFHDAGYRVLVCARREPDAPLVDGGREALFVPCDVRDPDQVDAVVARAHAEFGRIDVLVNNAGGTPVSDVQTASPRFHRSIVDLNLLSPLTFSVAANRVMQTQPQGGSIVFISSVAACFPETQAVSYAAAKAGIDALSVGLAKALAPKVRVNTVTVGLVATPDSAQFYTDDADSNVAKLIPMQRMGTPEDVANACLLLCDSERASFITGANLACHGGRQTPWVGGADD, encoded by the coding sequence ATGAGTTCGAACGAGAAGGCCGCCATCGTCACCGGCGGAACGCGCGGCATCGGACGCGGCATCGTGAAGGGCTTCCACGACGCGGGCTACCGCGTGCTCGTGTGCGCGCGTCGAGAGCCCGACGCGCCGCTCGTCGACGGCGGCCGCGAGGCGCTCTTCGTGCCGTGCGACGTGCGCGACCCCGACCAGGTCGACGCCGTCGTCGCGCGCGCGCACGCCGAGTTCGGACGCATCGACGTGCTCGTCAACAACGCGGGCGGCACGCCCGTCTCCGACGTGCAGACCGCGTCGCCGCGCTTCCACCGCTCGATCGTCGACCTGAACCTGCTCTCGCCGCTCACCTTCAGCGTGGCCGCGAACCGCGTGATGCAGACGCAGCCGCAGGGCGGGTCGATCGTGTTCATCTCGAGCGTCGCGGCCTGCTTCCCGGAGACCCAGGCCGTCTCGTACGCGGCCGCGAAGGCGGGCATCGACGCGCTGTCGGTCGGGCTCGCGAAGGCGCTCGCGCCGAAGGTGCGCGTCAACACCGTCACGGTCGGCCTCGTCGCGACGCCCGACTCCGCGCAGTTCTACACGGACGACGCGGACTCGAACGTCGCGAAGCTGATCCCCATGCAGCGGATGGGCACGCCCGAGGACGTCGCGAACGCGTGCCTCCTGCTGTGCGACTCCGAGCGCGCGTCCTTCATCACCGGCGCGAACCTCGCCTGCCACGGCGGGCGACAGACGCCGTGGGTCGGCGGCGCCGACGACTGA
- a CDS encoding nuclear transport factor 2 family protein, whose translation MPDAPAKKPRVRLDDDEAWRFLEAGHTGILTSLRRDGAPIALPVWYVVEERTIYVGGPSVTRKFARMRRDPRVSFLVERGRAWRELAAVQVNGRAAFVDDAGERARLQRAIDRKYEAFRSSPAAMPDAVAERYAMERLVVGIRAEGRILSWDNARLGLPRGANEESAMTEADRRACHDLALRYARAADRRDYDAFADIFTPDGEIAAHLGDPATTEPMYRMRGIDTIRKAMVGLERYAHTLHVVANHVVDDDGTGETYCTAHHVYRDDDGTWMNYTMFIRYQDRYARTADGWRFASRTLAIDFHRRAPLGETLPG comes from the coding sequence ATGCCCGACGCTCCTGCGAAGAAGCCGCGCGTGCGCCTCGACGACGACGAGGCGTGGCGCTTCCTCGAGGCCGGACACACCGGCATCCTCACGTCGCTGCGCCGCGACGGCGCGCCGATCGCGCTGCCCGTCTGGTACGTCGTCGAGGAGCGTACGATCTACGTGGGCGGGCCGTCGGTGACGCGGAAGTTCGCCCGCATGCGCCGCGACCCGCGCGTCTCCTTCCTCGTCGAGCGCGGCCGCGCGTGGCGCGAGCTCGCGGCCGTGCAGGTGAACGGGCGCGCGGCCTTCGTCGACGACGCGGGCGAGCGCGCGCGCCTGCAGCGCGCGATCGACCGCAAGTACGAGGCCTTCCGCTCGAGCCCCGCCGCGATGCCCGACGCCGTCGCCGAGCGCTATGCGATGGAGCGCCTCGTCGTCGGCATCCGCGCCGAGGGCCGCATCCTGTCGTGGGACAACGCGCGCCTCGGACTTCCCCGCGGCGCGAACGAGGAGAGCGCCATGACCGAGGCCGACCGCCGCGCCTGCCACGACCTCGCGCTGCGCTACGCGCGCGCCGCCGACCGGCGCGACTACGACGCGTTCGCCGACATCTTCACGCCCGACGGCGAGATCGCCGCGCACCTCGGCGACCCGGCGACGACCGAGCCGATGTACCGGATGCGGGGAATCGACACGATCCGCAAGGCGATGGTCGGGCTCGAGCGCTACGCGCACACGCTGCACGTCGTCGCGAACCACGTGGTCGACGACGACGGCACGGGCGAGACGTACTGCACGGCCCACCACGTCTACCGCGACGACGACGGCACGTGGATGAACTACACGATGTTCATCCGCTACCAGGATCGCTATGCGCGCACGGCCGACGGCTGGCGCTTCGCGTCGCGCACGCTCGCGATCGACTTCCACCGGCGCGCGCCGCTCGGCGAGACGCTGCCCGGGTAG
- a CDS encoding glucose 1-dehydrogenase: MAGTRAARPNGGLEGTAFIVTGGGTGIGRACAQALARDGAAVTICGRTASKLEDAAKRIADVADCGGSVAWVTADVTKEEDVAALVAKALEARGRLDGCVANAGGGGGMGPYHLQDTSEFVRVLHLNVLSTMLCVKHTVPHMVANGGGSFVGMSSIAGHVPHPYFGAYCVGKAGLEEMMRNAADEFGPKHVRFNAIRPGFIATEIMEGIPRDGAVWNSYIENTPMGGVGEPEDVANLARFLVGPESRWVTGTCINVDGGHHLRRGPNFGPFLEPALGREVMEGKLPG, translated from the coding sequence ATGGCAGGCACGCGGGCCGCACGCCCGAACGGCGGGCTCGAGGGCACGGCATTCATCGTCACCGGCGGCGGCACGGGCATTGGCCGCGCCTGCGCGCAGGCGCTCGCGCGCGACGGCGCCGCCGTCACGATCTGCGGTCGCACCGCGTCGAAGCTCGAGGACGCCGCCAAGCGCATCGCCGACGTCGCGGACTGCGGCGGCTCCGTCGCCTGGGTGACGGCCGACGTGACGAAGGAGGAGGACGTCGCGGCGCTCGTCGCGAAGGCGCTCGAGGCGCGCGGCCGGCTCGACGGCTGCGTCGCGAACGCGGGCGGCGGCGGCGGAATGGGCCCCTACCACCTGCAGGACACGAGCGAGTTCGTGCGCGTGCTGCACCTGAACGTGCTGAGCACGATGCTGTGCGTGAAGCACACCGTGCCGCACATGGTCGCGAACGGCGGCGGCTCGTTCGTCGGCATGTCCTCGATCGCCGGCCACGTGCCGCACCCGTACTTCGGCGCCTACTGCGTGGGCAAGGCCGGGCTCGAGGAGATGATGCGCAACGCGGCCGACGAGTTCGGCCCGAAGCACGTGCGCTTCAACGCCATCCGCCCGGGCTTCATCGCGACGGAGATCATGGAGGGCATCCCGCGCGACGGCGCGGTGTGGAACTCGTACATCGAGAACACGCCGATGGGCGGCGTCGGCGAGCCCGAGGACGTCGCGAACCTCGCGCGCTTCCTCGTCGGCCCCGAGTCGCGCTGGGTCACGGGCACGTGCATCAACGTCGACGGCGGCCACCACCTGCGGCGCGGCCCGAACTTCGGGCCCTTCCTCGAGCCCGCGCTCGGGCGCGAGGTGATGGAAGGCAAGCTCCCGGGCTGA
- a CDS encoding enoyl-CoA hydratase/isomerase family protein: MAFDPRAIPYGSEVEGLDVRLDGAALRIALARPAKRNSLSREMIQGLVACIENAPDDERIRVVSLEAQGDHFCGGADWVAGNRGAERPRVASIHRRTAREAHRLVHAMLTVQLPIVCRVRGFAAGIGCHLALASDFALAAEDARFWEPFARRGFTPDSGATWLLPRLVGIARAKRMLLLAREVSGAEAAAWGMIHEAHPAAALDAAADALVAELASAATATVGLTKYALARSLELPFEQALEVESFALELSSRSLDFKEGLAAFRDKRDPEFEGR; the protein is encoded by the coding sequence GTGGCGTTCGATCCGCGCGCGATCCCGTACGGCAGCGAGGTCGAGGGGCTCGACGTGCGCCTCGACGGCGCCGCGCTGCGCATCGCGCTCGCGCGGCCCGCGAAGCGCAACTCGCTCTCGCGCGAGATGATCCAGGGCCTCGTCGCCTGCATCGAGAACGCGCCGGACGACGAGCGCATCCGCGTCGTGTCGCTCGAGGCGCAGGGCGACCACTTCTGCGGCGGCGCCGACTGGGTCGCCGGGAACCGCGGCGCCGAGCGCCCGCGCGTCGCCTCCATCCACCGGCGCACGGCGCGCGAGGCGCACCGGCTCGTGCACGCGATGCTCACGGTGCAGCTGCCCATCGTGTGTCGGGTGCGCGGGTTCGCGGCGGGCATCGGCTGCCACCTCGCACTCGCGTCCGACTTCGCGCTCGCCGCGGAGGACGCGCGCTTCTGGGAGCCGTTCGCGCGCCGCGGCTTCACGCCGGACAGCGGCGCGACGTGGCTCCTGCCGCGCCTCGTCGGCATCGCGCGCGCGAAGCGCATGCTGCTGCTCGCGCGCGAGGTGAGCGGGGCGGAAGCGGCCGCCTGGGGGATGATCCACGAGGCGCATCCGGCCGCGGCGCTCGACGCCGCCGCGGACGCGCTCGTCGCCGAGCTCGCGAGCGCGGCCACCGCCACGGTCGGCCTCACGAAGTACGCGCTCGCGCGCTCGCTCGAGCTGCCGTTCGAGCAGGCGCTCGAGGTCGAGAGCTTCGCGCTCGAGCTCTCGTCGCGGAGCCTCGACTTCAAGGAGGGCCTCGCCGCCTTCCGCGACAAGCGCGACCCGGAGTTCGAGGGGCGCTAG